ACGTCTTCGCGCAGTTCGGACAGGTGATGTCGGCCGCCGCGGCGGCTTTCGGCGCGGTGGAGGTGGGACGGGAAGGCGTCGCCATGGGGCTCATGCTCGACACGACCGACCCCATCACGGCGGACAGCAGGTCGACGGCGGCGAGCCGGTCCTTGAGCCGCACCACGCCTTCCGCCGGGTCGCCGACGACGTCGACCAGCCGCAGCAGCCGGACCAGCACCTTGTCGTTGCCCAGCGCGGTGGCGAGGGCGACCGCGCGGCCCCACTCGGACGCGGCCTTCCCCAGGTCGCCGGCGTCGTGGGCCTCGCACCCGCCCAGCACGGCCTGACCCAGCTCGGCCTGGTCGGTGTAGTGCGCGACCTTGGGGTCCAGCACGCTCGACAGCTTCAGGTCCGCCGTCCACTGCGCCAGGACGTTCACGGGTGGGCACGCGGCCTCGAAGTCCGTCGCGCCCGCCCGCCGGATCTCCAGGTCGACGCGGGCGACCCGCATGTCGCTGTCCAGCTCCGCGTCCGACGAGTCGACCTTGAGCCGCAGGTGGAACTCGCGGTTCTCCGCGCCCCACGACCCGGTGGTGAAAGCGGTCGTGCGCGCGTCGAGCGGGTCGCCGACGAGCGCGGCCTCGGTGGGGAAGGTCTGGCGCAGGAAGTCCACTTCTGAGCGGTTCATGGCCTTCACCACGATCCGAGCCTCAGGGACGATCTTGTCCATCGCCGTCTTCGTCATGGACTCGAAGTCGGCGACGAGGTCGGCCGGATCCCGGATCGCGTCGGCCGTGCCGTGCAGCGCCGCCGCGATGCGCAGCAGCTCGCGCGCCTCCCAGTCCGCGCCGATGCCGCGGGAGTCGCAGGTGAACACCCGGCCGCACCGCTCCAGCTCGATGTCGATCTTGCGGTCGACCTCGCTGTTCTGGCCGTCGGTGAGCATGATGACGTGCCGGACGGCCGCCGGGTGCGGGGAGAGCAGGTGGCGGGCGAGTTCCAGCCACTCGCCCATGTTGGTGCCGCCGTTGGCGCGCAACCGGCTCACCGCGTTCTTCGCCGCCCGTCGGGACTCGGGCGTCGCCGGGACCAGGCGCCGCACGTTCGGGTAGACGAGCCGGGCGGTGTGCGTGCCCTCGACCACCGCGAACAGCGCGCCGTCGCGCAACGCGTCGATCGCGGCCTTCGTCGCCCGTTGGGCCGCCGCGAGCTTCGTCGGCGGGTACGCCATCGAGCCGGAGCAGTCGATGGCGATCACCTCGGCCACCTCGGGCGCGGCGGCGGCGCCCGTCACGCCCTCGGCGGTCACGGTGAGGACGGCGTGCATCTCGTCGTCCTCGGTGGACAGGTAGCGGTTCTGGCTGACCGCCAGGGTGAAGCCCGGCACGTTGTCCATTTCCCCGTCCTCGTGTGTCATCGGAACGTCACCGGCCGGTACCGGTTCGCGAGGTCGACCAGCCGGGATCGTTCGGCCCTGGTGTCGGCCTGCCGGGCCAGCGCCCGGTAGGACCGTTCCAGCCGCAGCCGCAGCGGCTCCTCCTGGTGTCGGAGCACGTCGTCGCCGGCCATGGCCGCGGCGAGTTCCGCCTCCTGCACCACGGCCTCCAGCCGGACGCGGGACTGGCCGGTGGCCGCGCCGCCGTCGAGGTAGAGCTGCGCCAGCCGGGTCGTGGCGGCGGCGAGGTGGTTGGCGTCCGGGCGGTCGGACTCACCGGACCGGGTGAGGACGCCGCTGAGCACGCGCACGGCGGCGATGTGCGCGGCGTCGTAGTGCCGGGACACGGGCGGCGTCTCGTCCAGCGTCGCCACCGCGCCCATGCGGTCGCACCGCGCGAGCCGGACCCGTGCCAGGCCGAACACGGCGCTGACGACGGACCGGTCCCGCCGCCACACCGCGCCGTACAGCGCCTCGGCCTGGGCGAGTTTGCCCTGGTGCTCTTCGCAGTAGGCCAGCGCGAGCTTCGGCGCGTCCTCACCGGGCAATTCCGCGTAGACCGCGTCGAACGAGGCCTTGGCCTGCTCGACGTCCTCGCCGGCCAGCGCGATGAGCCCTTCGTGCCACCGCAGCCGCCAGTCGCCGTCACCGCCGAGCAGGTCGCGCGCCTGGGTCAGGCTTTGGGCCGCCGCACGGAGGTCGCGCGCGGCGAGGCCCGCCCGGCACCGGACGAACGCGGTCTCCGGGGTGCGCAGGCCCTCCGTCTCCAGCCGGTCGAGCAGGCGGTGGGGGTCTTCGGCGTCGGCGGCGGCCAGCACGTCGGCCGCCGGGTCGTCGGCGGTGGCACGCGGCACGGGCAGGCCGACGGCCACCACGTCCGGTGCGGGCCGGCCGTGGTCGAGCGGCAGGTCGTCCGGCGGGGCGTCGAGCCACCGGTCCAACGGCGGCACGGCGCCGAGGCCGTCGTCCAGCAGCGTGGCGGTGTGCACGAACAGGGTCGACGGCTCCGGCCGCGGCTGCCCGTCACGCAGCGACGCGACCTCGCGCAGCACACCGCGCAACTGGTCGGCCATGTCGGCGGCGGACGCGAACCGGCGGTCCGGGTCCCGGTCCAAGGCACGGGTGTAGACGCGGCGGAACGATTCGAGGCCGACCTCGACGCGTTGCCGGTCCTCGATGCCGTACTGGCCGGTGCGGTCCGCGGTGGCGAGGTAGAGCTGGCGCAGCAGCTCGCCGACCGTGTGCAGGTCGGACTGGACGGTGAGGCCGCGTTCGGCGATCTCGGACTCGGGCACCTGGAAGCCGTGCGCGCCGACGATCTTGCCGGACCGGTCGCCGAGGCGCCGGACCGCGCCGAGGT
This is a stretch of genomic DNA from Saccharothrix ecbatanensis. It encodes these proteins:
- a CDS encoding vWA domain-containing protein, with the translated sequence MDNVPGFTLAVSQNRYLSTEDDEMHAVLTVTAEGVTGAAAAPEVAEVIAIDCSGSMAYPPTKLAAAQRATKAAIDALRDGALFAVVEGTHTARLVYPNVRRLVPATPESRRAAKNAVSRLRANGGTNMGEWLELARHLLSPHPAAVRHVIMLTDGQNSEVDRKIDIELERCGRVFTCDSRGIGADWEARELLRIAAALHGTADAIRDPADLVADFESMTKTAMDKIVPEARIVVKAMNRSEVDFLRQTFPTEAALVGDPLDARTTAFTTGSWGAENREFHLRLKVDSSDAELDSDMRVARVDLEIRRAGATDFEAACPPVNVLAQWTADLKLSSVLDPKVAHYTDQAELGQAVLGGCEAHDAGDLGKAASEWGRAVALATALGNDKVLVRLLRLVDVVGDPAEGVVRLKDRLAAVDLLSAVMGSVVSSMSPMATPSRPTSTAPKAAAAADITCPNCAKTWPSNARFCGDCRTALTA
- a CDS encoding serine/threonine-protein kinase — protein: MTACTRLRCNGTIDDTGYCDDCGRPAEAPRSTTSTGPSSRRSRAGDDPWSLPVFDFPDPTSRILTDPQVPVRVRRCANPDCLDPTALPDQGVGFCLACGTAFSFLPSLEPGDLVADQYRVVGCFARGGLGWIYLAKDIHLDDNPVVLKGLIDVADEDLATAERQALTTIDHPNIVRIFNFVSHPEAHTGTPRTYIVMEYVDGLVLNEVADRSRHGSLPLGEPLRTEHIIAAGLQILAAFDYLHERGLLYCDLKPDNVIVRSGRHGERGNRIKLIDLGAVRRLGDRSGKIVGAHGFQVPESEIAERGLTVQSDLHTVGELLRQLYLATADRTGQYGIEDRQRVEVGLESFRRVYTRALDRDPDRRFASAADMADQLRGVLREVASLRDGQPRPEPSTLFVHTATLLDDGLGAVPPLDRWLDAPPDDLPLDHGRPAPDVVAVGLPVPRATADDPAADVLAAADAEDPHRLLDRLETEGLRTPETAFVRCRAGLAARDLRAAAQSLTQARDLLGGDGDWRLRWHEGLIALAGEDVEQAKASFDAVYAELPGEDAPKLALAYCEEHQGKLAQAEALYGAVWRRDRSVVSAVFGLARVRLARCDRMGAVATLDETPPVSRHYDAAHIAAVRVLSGVLTRSGESDRPDANHLAAATTRLAQLYLDGGAATGQSRVRLEAVVQEAELAAAMAGDDVLRHQEEPLRLRLERSYRALARQADTRAERSRLVDLANRYRPVTFR